In one window of Streptomyces sp. FXJ1.172 DNA:
- a CDS encoding PadR family transcriptional regulator gives MRSSPLGLTVLSLLHMQPLHPYGIQRLIKQWGKDQVVNVSQRASLYRTIDRLLEAGLIAVRETSRDQQYPERTVYEVTDAGRTATRKWLREMLVAPRAEYPEFPAALSFTMMLLPQEVEADLSGRASQVRSQLAELEASAEQARELALPRITTLEDEYRRAVLTAELNWLDAVTSDLRSGALTWDFETLAALARAAS, from the coding sequence ATGCGCAGCTCCCCCCTCGGCCTCACCGTTCTCTCGCTGCTGCACATGCAGCCGCTGCACCCGTACGGCATCCAGCGGTTGATCAAGCAGTGGGGGAAGGACCAGGTCGTCAACGTCAGTCAGCGGGCGAGCCTGTACCGGACCATCGACCGGCTGCTCGAGGCGGGACTGATCGCGGTACGCGAGACCAGCCGGGATCAGCAGTACCCGGAACGCACCGTCTACGAGGTGACCGACGCGGGCCGTACGGCGACACGCAAGTGGCTGCGGGAGATGCTGGTCGCGCCGCGGGCGGAGTACCCGGAGTTCCCGGCCGCGCTCTCCTTCACCATGATGCTGCTGCCGCAGGAGGTGGAGGCCGATCTGTCCGGGCGTGCCTCCCAAGTACGGTCGCAGCTCGCCGAGTTGGAGGCGTCCGCCGAGCAGGCCCGCGAACTGGCGCTGCCCCGGATCACCACGCTCGAGGACGAGTACCGCCGCGCCGTGCTGACCGCGGAGCTCAACTGGCTCGACGCGGTCACATCCGACCTCCGCTCGGGCGCGCTCACCTGGGACTTCGAGACCCTGGCGGCGCTGGCCAGGGCCGCGTCCTGA
- a CDS encoding SRPBCC family protein has product MKSVTVSTDVPQTPEQVYDFLDVMAHHERFTDHYLTDWRYSGPARGVGSCATVTAALAGTTTDVTVEVVEADEPRRIVERNVSAGGRRLAHGTYTIEPLPSGGSQVSFTYAWTRAPLADRLLTPVVRATIRSANRTVMRRLAVELARHVSAAGS; this is encoded by the coding sequence ATGAAGTCTGTCACCGTGTCGACCGACGTACCGCAGACGCCCGAGCAGGTCTACGACTTCCTCGATGTCATGGCTCACCACGAGCGATTCACCGACCACTACCTGACCGACTGGCGCTACAGCGGCCCCGCTCGCGGCGTCGGATCATGCGCCACGGTCACCGCCGCGCTGGCCGGGACGACGACCGACGTCACCGTCGAGGTCGTCGAGGCCGACGAGCCGCGGCGCATCGTCGAACGCAATGTCAGCGCGGGCGGCCGTCGCCTGGCCCACGGCACCTACACCATCGAACCGCTGCCCTCCGGCGGGAGCCAGGTCTCGTTCACGTACGCCTGGACGCGCGCCCCGCTCGCCGACCGCCTGCTGACTCCCGTCGTCCGGGCCACCATCCGGAGCGCCAACCGCACGGTCATGCGGCGCCTGGCCGTGGAACTGGCCCGCCATGTGTCCGCCGCCGGCTCCTGA
- a CDS encoding FAD-dependent oxidoreductase — MTRTRTAIVVGGGIAGPVAALALRRAGIEATVHESHATTADGIGGGLGIAPNGRAALGLVGLDRVGAPMNAIVLQNHKGRTITEIRQPMQFSWRTDLYRRLYDLAVDQGVQVHHGQELAEVRESGTGIRAVFADGTTSEEADILIGADGLRSTVRRLIDPQAPEPRYSGLLGFGARVEGAALPPTGDRMYMAFGRRAFFGYQTFEDGTGVWFANLPHPYLTWKQARQTSNEQWLGRLDEAFAQDTFPALDLLRRTPPADLITAGPMEDLPHVPHWHRGRMVLVGDSAHATTPSSGQGASLAAESAVELARALRDLPHPQAFAAYEQARRARVERVIAQAARTNSGKAAGPVGRVFRDALLPVFARLATPEKMAWQYDHRIPWDAPVAA; from the coding sequence ATGACCCGCACCCGCACCGCGATCGTGGTGGGCGGCGGCATCGCCGGCCCGGTCGCAGCCCTCGCGCTGCGCCGGGCCGGGATCGAGGCCACCGTGCACGAGTCCCATGCGACGACCGCCGACGGCATCGGCGGAGGCCTGGGCATCGCGCCCAACGGTCGTGCCGCACTCGGCCTGGTCGGGCTCGACCGCGTCGGCGCCCCGATGAACGCCATCGTGCTGCAGAACCACAAGGGCCGGACCATCACCGAGATCCGCCAGCCCATGCAGTTCAGCTGGCGCACCGACCTGTACCGACGGCTCTACGACCTGGCCGTGGACCAGGGCGTCCAGGTCCACCACGGCCAAGAACTGGCCGAGGTCCGCGAGAGCGGCACCGGCATCCGGGCCGTCTTCGCCGACGGCACCACCAGTGAGGAGGCCGACATCCTGATCGGCGCGGACGGCCTGCGCTCCACCGTGCGCCGGCTGATCGACCCCCAGGCGCCCGAGCCGCGCTACTCGGGCCTGCTCGGCTTCGGCGCCCGTGTCGAGGGCGCCGCACTGCCGCCCACCGGCGACCGGATGTACATGGCCTTCGGACGCCGGGCCTTCTTCGGGTACCAGACCTTCGAGGACGGCACCGGCGTGTGGTTCGCCAACCTCCCGCACCCCTACCTGACATGGAAGCAAGCCCGGCAGACCTCGAACGAACAGTGGCTGGGCCGGCTGGACGAGGCGTTCGCCCAGGACACCTTCCCCGCCCTGGACCTGCTGCGGCGCACCCCACCCGCGGACCTGATCACCGCCGGCCCCATGGAGGACCTCCCGCACGTGCCGCACTGGCACCGCGGCCGGATGGTGCTGGTGGGCGACTCGGCCCATGCCACCACCCCCAGCTCCGGCCAGGGCGCCTCGCTCGCCGCGGAGAGCGCCGTGGAACTCGCCCGCGCGCTGCGGGACCTGCCGCACCCGCAGGCCTTTGCCGCCTACGAACAGGCCCGCCGCGCCCGGGTCGAACGAGTCATCGCGCAGGCCGCCCGCACCAACAGCGGCAAGGCCGCCGGCCCGGTGGGCCGGGTGTTCCGGGACGCTCTCCTGCCCGTGTTCGCCCGCCTCGCCACCCCCGAGAAGATGGCCTGGCAGTACGACCACCGGATCCCCTGGGACGCCCCCGTCGCCGCGTGA
- a CDS encoding LysR family transcriptional regulator yields the protein MDLNAVRTFVSVVDTGQFQKTAADLSLTQQAVSRRIATLEQDLGVRLFDRTGRGVDLTIDGKAFLPHARALLQAEERAVASVRPGSRALRVDVVGRRSGTAGLLRDFHSAHPETQLDVVTLFDADQAVTALQAGSIDATFRAVLPGSRLPEGIESVPVYDEPLQLCVGPAHALADAAAITPAQLAGQRIWMPGNVPGTEWAAYYDAFAAAFGVTIDAIGPNFGVEALLDAIADSDSLATFFGERTPLVWPASYGLRRIPVHNPTPVYPHSLLWRTDNPHPALADLRTYLAAVRPNRTDGPAWVPTWAQSGRFGATAEPDR from the coding sequence GTGGATCTCAACGCTGTGCGCACGTTCGTCTCGGTCGTGGACACCGGCCAGTTCCAGAAGACCGCGGCCGACCTCTCGCTCACTCAGCAGGCCGTCTCCAGGCGCATCGCCACGCTCGAGCAGGACCTCGGGGTGCGGCTGTTCGACCGCACCGGACGCGGCGTCGACCTCACCATCGACGGCAAGGCGTTCCTGCCCCACGCCCGTGCCCTCCTCCAGGCCGAAGAGCGCGCGGTCGCGTCCGTGCGGCCGGGGAGCCGCGCCCTGCGCGTCGACGTCGTCGGCCGCCGCTCCGGCACGGCCGGACTGCTGCGGGACTTCCACAGCGCCCATCCGGAGACACAACTCGACGTGGTGACCCTCTTCGACGCCGACCAGGCCGTCACCGCCCTCCAGGCGGGCTCCATCGACGCCACCTTCCGGGCCGTCCTGCCCGGAAGCAGGCTCCCCGAAGGCATCGAGAGCGTCCCGGTCTACGACGAACCCCTCCAGCTGTGCGTCGGCCCCGCCCACGCCTTGGCCGACGCCGCCGCGATCACCCCGGCCCAGCTCGCCGGACAGCGCATCTGGATGCCCGGCAACGTCCCCGGCACCGAATGGGCCGCCTACTACGACGCGTTCGCCGCCGCCTTCGGCGTCACCATCGACGCGATCGGCCCCAACTTCGGTGTCGAGGCACTCCTCGACGCCATCGCCGACTCGGACTCGCTGGCCACCTTCTTCGGTGAACGGACACCGCTCGTCTGGCCCGCCAGCTACGGCCTGCGGCGCATTCCCGTGCACAACCCCACGCCGGTCTATCCCCACTCCCTGCTCTGGCGCACGGACAACCCTCACCCGGCGCTCGCCGACCTGCGCACCTACCTCGCTGCCGTACGGCCGAACCGCACCGACGGGCCGGCCTGGGTACCGACGTGGGCCCAGAGCGGCCGCTTTGGCGCCACGGCCGAGCCCGATCGGTGA
- a CDS encoding alpha/beta hydrolase produces MRIGRMAPLFTAGITATLLATLAPAAQASAADPLSRFENQKPAWQRCDASQPAALQCATIKVPLDYDHPGAKTIDLAISRMRTSVPGKRHGVILFNPGGPGGEGLDMPVMMKEGMPKKVLDQYDLIGFDPRGVGRSSPVTCGLTTTEQNFEHAYRTETFKRDVTWARTVADKCRARNGDKLKYITTRNTARDMDVIRAVLGQKKISYLGYSYGTYLGAVYAQMFPQRTDRWVLDSAVDPARVWRGMIQVWAQGTEPAFTRWTRWTAQRDRTYRLGGTPAEVRKAFWDLIARADRSPVDDGGRKLTGDDIRAALRPAFFTPKYAAEAVVNLKKAADGHAASRGSLTPGDQPGPRGFTALAAQAPADNGTAAFWTVVCGDTAAWPRDPEQYRRDAIRDKAAYPLYGDIASNILPCAFWNKPAEPVTTVNNKVGVLTVQNEWDPQTPLVSGLGMHHALKGSRMVFVKGGEGHGVYSADPRACANRTVNAYLSTGRLLARDVTCAPSAPRSPGVAQPLVPAPQHTPAGPRF; encoded by the coding sequence GTGCGGATAGGACGCATGGCGCCCTTGTTCACCGCGGGGATCACGGCGACGCTGCTCGCCACCCTCGCCCCCGCGGCGCAGGCATCCGCGGCAGACCCGCTGAGCAGATTCGAGAACCAGAAGCCCGCGTGGCAGCGATGCGACGCGTCGCAGCCCGCCGCCCTGCAGTGCGCGACGATCAAGGTCCCGCTCGACTACGACCACCCCGGTGCCAAGACCATCGACCTGGCCATCTCCCGTATGAGGACCAGCGTCCCCGGCAAGCGGCACGGCGTGATCCTCTTCAACCCCGGCGGCCCGGGCGGCGAGGGCCTGGACATGCCGGTCATGATGAAGGAGGGGATGCCCAAGAAGGTCCTCGACCAGTACGACCTCATCGGGTTCGATCCGCGCGGCGTGGGCCGCAGCAGCCCGGTCACCTGCGGTCTCACGACCACGGAGCAGAACTTCGAACACGCCTACCGGACCGAGACGTTCAAGCGCGACGTCACCTGGGCGCGGACCGTCGCCGACAAGTGCCGTGCCAGGAACGGCGACAAGCTGAAGTACATCACCACCCGCAACACCGCCCGTGACATGGACGTCATCCGGGCCGTTCTGGGCCAGAAGAAGATCTCCTACCTGGGCTACTCCTACGGCACGTACCTGGGTGCCGTCTACGCGCAGATGTTCCCGCAGCGGACCGACCGCTGGGTGCTGGACAGCGCGGTCGACCCCGCACGGGTCTGGCGGGGCATGATCCAGGTCTGGGCGCAGGGCACCGAGCCGGCGTTCACCCGCTGGACCAGGTGGACGGCGCAGCGCGACCGCACCTACCGGCTCGGCGGCACCCCGGCCGAGGTGAGGAAGGCGTTCTGGGATCTGATCGCCCGCGCCGACCGCTCACCCGTCGACGACGGCGGCCGCAAACTCACCGGCGACGACATCCGCGCCGCCCTGCGCCCCGCGTTCTTCACCCCCAAGTACGCGGCCGAGGCGGTCGTGAACCTCAAGAAGGCCGCCGACGGCCATGCGGCCTCCCGCGGCTCCCTGACGCCGGGCGACCAGCCGGGACCGCGCGGGTTCACGGCTCTTGCCGCACAGGCGCCGGCCGACAACGGTACGGCCGCCTTCTGGACCGTGGTCTGTGGCGACACGGCCGCCTGGCCGCGCGACCCCGAGCAGTACCGGCGCGACGCGATCCGCGACAAGGCCGCGTACCCGCTCTACGGCGACATCGCCTCCAACATCCTGCCGTGCGCGTTCTGGAACAAGCCGGCCGAGCCCGTCACCACCGTGAACAACAAGGTCGGCGTGCTCACCGTCCAGAACGAGTGGGATCCCCAGACGCCCTTGGTCAGCGGGCTCGGCATGCACCACGCCCTGAAAGGCTCGCGCATGGTGTTCGTCAAGGGCGGCGAGGGCCACGGCGTCTACTCCGCGGACCCGCGGGCCTGCGCCAACCGCACCGTCAACGCCTACCTGAGCACCGGAAGGCTCCTGGCACGGGATGTCACCTGCGCGCCGTCCGCTCCCCGGAGCCCCGGCGTGGCCCAGCCTCTCGTCCCGGCGCCGCAGCACACACCGGCAGGGCCCCGCTTCTGA
- a CDS encoding SDR family NAD(P)-dependent oxidoreductase codes for MAQVVVVTGAASGIGAAVARHFGGLGAHVVVGDIDEAGGAAVAREAGGLFVRTDTTREEDNLALIAGAVEAYGGLDLVHLNAGIGDGGGFGEDDYDAHRQHRVLAVNLHGVMYGLHAALPALAAHGGGSLVVTSSMAGVGLAPFDPVYAATKYGVIGLVRSLAPTWQEKGVRINAICPGFVRTPILPPEAVDYIVGEGFALAEPAEIAASVADIAAGEETGRAYVLQAGRAPEPVAFPKLELVRADTGTRK; via the coding sequence ATGGCGCAGGTGGTAGTGGTCACGGGGGCGGCGAGCGGCATCGGCGCGGCGGTCGCGCGGCACTTCGGCGGGCTCGGGGCGCACGTGGTCGTGGGGGACATCGACGAGGCGGGCGGCGCGGCCGTGGCGCGGGAGGCGGGCGGGCTGTTCGTCCGGACCGACACCACGCGGGAGGAGGACAACCTCGCGCTGATCGCCGGCGCGGTGGAGGCGTACGGCGGGCTGGACCTGGTGCACCTGAACGCGGGCATCGGCGACGGCGGCGGCTTCGGGGAGGACGACTACGACGCGCACCGCCAGCACCGGGTGCTGGCGGTGAACCTCCACGGCGTGATGTACGGACTGCACGCGGCGCTGCCGGCGCTGGCCGCGCACGGCGGGGGCTCGCTCGTGGTGACCTCCAGCATGGCCGGGGTCGGGCTGGCCCCCTTCGACCCGGTGTACGCGGCGACCAAGTACGGCGTGATCGGACTGGTCCGCTCGCTGGCCCCGACGTGGCAGGAGAAGGGCGTGCGGATCAACGCGATCTGCCCGGGGTTCGTCCGCACGCCGATCCTGCCGCCGGAGGCCGTCGACTACATCGTCGGCGAGGGCTTCGCCCTGGCCGAGCCCGCCGAGATCGCGGCGTCGGTCGCCGACATCGCGGCGGGTGAGGAGACGGGGCGCGCGTACGTGCTGCAGGCGGGCCGCGCCCCGGAGCCGGTGGCCTTCCCGAAGCTGGAACTCGTACGGGCGGACACCGGAACCCGGAAGTGA
- a CDS encoding M1 family metallopeptidase, with protein sequence MTRCSRRSLIRGAALAPLAAAAADHTPPRAARYFANHGSDGHRTLSYDLHLAYDPAAGTLDGRAHIRAVAERPLPQVELDLARLAVHDARIDGATVRPGRKRNKLILPAPRPIGAGAPFSVEIGYGGRPGPLRTPFGQIGWDRTGDAHDGTLVASQPLGAPSWFPCNDRPDDKAEFTFRVTVPHGHHVLANGTLLERSTAGSSECWTYRHRGPMAPYLASLYTGRFAYETWTAEDTAAGRRITGRNAFPVRLSRQARHDLGRQPAMLGAFTEWFGPYPFETYGAVVVDADLDQPVENQTLSVFGRNHIDGDRTWETLVAHELVHQWYGNSVSLRNWRDIWLNEGFATYGEWLWSEHIGEDSADTIARNVWRTLAKGSQNLRIADPGPHRIFDDRVYNRGACALHALRLTMGDGHFFAMLRGWHHAHRGKSAETAAFIAHAGHSRPAQIEPLLRAWLYDERLPPLPHPGPDRVRA encoded by the coding sequence GTGACCCGGTGCAGCCGGCGCTCTCTCATCCGCGGCGCGGCGCTCGCCCCGCTCGCCGCGGCGGCCGCGGACCACACGCCGCCGCGGGCGGCACGCTATTTCGCGAACCACGGATCGGACGGCCACCGCACCCTCTCCTACGACCTGCACCTCGCGTACGACCCGGCCGCCGGCACGCTCGACGGGCGGGCGCACATCCGGGCGGTGGCGGAGCGGCCCCTGCCGCAGGTCGAACTCGACCTCGCCCGGCTGGCCGTGCACGACGCCCGCATCGACGGGGCCACCGTCCGCCCCGGCCGCAAGCGCAACAAGCTGATCCTGCCCGCGCCGCGCCCGATCGGCGCGGGCGCCCCGTTCAGTGTGGAGATCGGCTACGGCGGCCGGCCGGGTCCGCTGCGCACGCCGTTCGGGCAGATCGGCTGGGACCGCACCGGTGACGCGCACGACGGAACACTGGTCGCCTCCCAGCCGCTCGGTGCCCCCTCGTGGTTCCCGTGCAACGACCGCCCGGACGACAAGGCCGAGTTCACCTTCCGGGTGACCGTGCCCCACGGTCACCACGTGCTCGCCAACGGGACGCTGCTGGAGCGGAGCACGGCGGGGTCCTCGGAGTGCTGGACGTACCGTCACCGGGGCCCCATGGCCCCCTATCTCGCCTCGCTGTACACCGGCCGCTTCGCCTACGAGACCTGGACGGCCGAGGACACCGCGGCCGGCCGGCGCATCACCGGGCGCAATGCGTTCCCCGTACGGCTGTCCCGGCAGGCCCGGCATGATCTGGGCCGCCAGCCCGCCATGCTCGGCGCGTTCACCGAGTGGTTCGGGCCGTATCCCTTCGAGACGTACGGCGCGGTCGTCGTGGACGCCGACCTGGACCAGCCGGTGGAGAACCAGACGCTGTCCGTCTTCGGCCGCAACCACATCGACGGCGACCGCACCTGGGAGACGCTCGTCGCCCATGAACTCGTCCACCAGTGGTACGGCAACAGCGTGAGCCTGCGGAACTGGCGCGACATCTGGCTCAACGAGGGCTTCGCCACCTACGGCGAGTGGCTGTGGTCGGAGCACATCGGCGAGGACTCCGCCGACACCATCGCCCGGAACGTCTGGCGCACGCTGGCGAAGGGCTCGCAGAACCTGCGGATCGCGGATCCCGGGCCGCACCGCATCTTCGACGACCGTGTCTACAACCGGGGCGCGTGCGCGCTGCACGCGCTGCGCCTGACGATGGGCGACGGGCACTTCTTCGCGATGCTGCGCGGCTGGCACCACGCTCACCGCGGCAAGAGCGCCGAGACCGCCGCCTTCATCGCCCACGCCGGACACTCCCGGCCCGCGCAGATCGAGCCCCTGCTGCGCGCCTGGCTGTACGACGAGCGGCTCCCGCCCCTGCCGCATCCGGGCCCGGACCGCGTACGGGCCTGA
- a CDS encoding TetR/AcrR family transcriptional regulator, translating into MVNSDEADPQGGAARGTDGDRRAQLVDAAVDHVAEHGIADLSLRRLGAAIGVSHRMLIHYFGTKEQLLVEIVRTSEGRQRELLSRLRTQPGLSPADAARRLWQQLADPELAGQERLFFELCGQALRGRPEALPVPEGLVTDWLEPHVSAEVAAGADPAQARNRARLGLATVRGLLLDLLATGDRAGVDAAMEEFLGLYYGAEGRSP; encoded by the coding sequence GTGGTGAACAGCGACGAGGCGGATCCGCAGGGCGGGGCCGCGCGCGGCACGGACGGGGACCGGCGCGCCCAGCTGGTGGACGCGGCCGTCGATCACGTGGCGGAACACGGCATCGCGGACCTGAGTCTGCGCCGCCTGGGCGCCGCGATCGGCGTCAGTCACCGCATGCTGATCCACTATTTCGGCACCAAGGAGCAGCTGCTCGTCGAGATCGTCCGCACGTCGGAGGGGCGCCAGCGCGAGCTGCTGTCCCGGCTCCGCACCCAGCCCGGCCTCTCCCCCGCCGATGCCGCGCGCCGGCTGTGGCAACAGCTGGCCGACCCCGAACTGGCCGGTCAGGAGCGGCTCTTCTTCGAACTCTGCGGGCAGGCGCTACGGGGCCGCCCCGAGGCGCTCCCGGTTCCCGAAGGGCTGGTGACGGACTGGCTGGAGCCGCACGTGAGCGCCGAGGTGGCGGCAGGGGCGGACCCTGCCCAGGCCCGGAACCGCGCCAGACTGGGGCTCGCCACCGTCCGGGGCCTGCTCCTCGACCTGCTCGCCACCGGCGACCGCGCCGGCGTCGACGCGGCGATGGAGGAGTTCCTCGGGCTGTACTACGGCGCGGAGGGGCGAAGTCCCTGA